The following are encoded in a window of Francisella tularensis subsp. tularensis genomic DNA:
- the dnaA gene encoding chromosomal replication initiator protein DnaA gives MTTWDKCLKKIKKNLSTFEYKTWIKPIHVEQNSNLFTVYCNNEYFKKHIKSKYGNLILSTIQECHGNDLIIEYSNKKFSGEKITEVITAGPQANFFSTTSVEIKDESEDTKVVQEPKISKKSNSKDFSSSQELFGFDEAMLITAKEDEEYSFGLPLKEKYVFDSFVVGDANKIARAAAMQVSINPGKLHNPLFIYGGSGLGKTHLMQAIGNHAREVNPNAKIIYTNSEQFIKDYVNSIRLQDQDEFQRVYRSADILLIDDIQFIAGKEGTAQEFFHTFNALYENGKQIILTSDKYPNEIEGLEERLVSRFGYGLTVSVDMPDLETRIAILLKKAHDLGQKLPNETAAFIAENVRTNVRELEGALNRVLTTSKFNHKDPTIEVAQACLRDVIKIQEKKVKIDNIQKVVADFYRIRVKDLTSNQRSRNIARPRQIAMSLARELTSHSLPEIGNAFGGRDHTTVMHAVKAITKLRQSNTSISDDYELLLNKISR, from the coding sequence ATGACTACATGGGATAAATGTTTAAAAAAAATAAAAAAAAACCTTTCTACGTTTGAGTATAAGACGTGGATAAAGCCTATCCATGTGGAGCAAAATAGTAACTTATTCACAGTTTACTGTAACAATGAATATTTCAAAAAACATATAAAATCTAAGTATGGAAATCTTATTTTATCAACAATCCAAGAGTGTCATGGTAATGATTTAATTATTGAATATTCTAATAAAAAATTCTCTGGCGAAAAAATTACTGAGGTTATCACAGCTGGACCACAAGCTAATTTTTTTAGCACAACAAGTGTTGAGATAAAAGATGAATCAGAAGATACAAAAGTAGTACAAGAACCTAAAATATCAAAGAAGTCTAATAGTAAAGACTTTTCTTCATCACAAGAGTTATTCGGTTTTGACGAAGCTATGCTAATTACAGCAAAAGAAGATGAGGAATACTCTTTTGGTTTACCGTTAAAAGAAAAATATGTTTTTGATAGTTTTGTTGTTGGAGATGCTAACAAAATTGCTAGAGCAGCGGCTATGCAGGTATCGATAAATCCAGGTAAATTACATAACCCTTTATTCATTTATGGTGGTAGTGGTTTAGGTAAAACTCACTTAATGCAAGCAATAGGTAATCATGCAAGAGAAGTTAATCCTAATGCCAAAATTATTTATACAAATTCAGAACAATTTATTAAAGATTATGTAAATTCTATTCGTTTACAAGATCAAGATGAGTTTCAAAGAGTTTATAGATCTGCGGATATACTTTTGATTGATGATATTCAATTTATCGCTGGTAAAGAGGGTACTGCTCAGGAGTTTTTCCATACTTTTAATGCATTGTATGAAAATGGTAAACAGATAATTCTAACTAGTGATAAGTATCCAAATGAAATAGAAGGGCTTGAAGAAAGACTAGTTTCGCGTTTTGGTTATGGTTTAACAGTTTCTGTTGATATGCCAGATTTAGAAACCAGAATTGCTATCTTGCTCAAAAAAGCTCATGATTTAGGTCAGAAATTACCTAACGAAACAGCAGCTTTTATTGCTGAGAATGTACGTACTAATGTCAGAGAACTAGAAGGTGCTCTAAATAGGGTTCTTACTACCTCTAAATTTAATCATAAAGATCCTACTATCGAAGTAGCACAAGCTTGCTTAAGAGATGTTATAAAAATACAAGAAAAGAAAGTAAAAATAGATAATATCCAAAAGGTTGTTGCTGATTTTTATAGAATCAGGGTAAAAGATTTAACTTCTAATCAAAGAAGTAGAAATATAGCTAGACCAAGACAGATAGCAATGAGTTTAGCACGTGAACTAACATCACATAGTTTGCCAGAAATAGGCAATGCTTTTGGTGGTAGAGACCATACGACAGTTATGCATGCTGTCAAAGCTATAACTAAATTAAGACAAAGCAATACTTCAATATCGGATGATTATGAGTTGCTTTTAAATAAAATTTCTCGTTAA
- the dnaN gene encoding DNA polymerase III subunit beta: MNFVLNRDDLLKPLQSMLSVANSKSTMPLLSCILFDIDNNNLKITASDLDTEISCNIAVSCNTTIKLALNADKIYNIVRSLNENSMIDFRINENKVTIVSNNSTFNLISLNADNYPLIDSNINEQASFDLSQQDFHHIISKVDFSMANDDTRYFLNGMFWEINANLLRAVSTDGHRMSITEAIIDSKVLDSASQSIIPKKAILELKKIVGKTEENIKICLGKNYLKAIFGNYAFISKLIDGRYPDYQKVIPKNNTKLLAVDKQFFKNSLLRTSILANDKYKGVRLNISQNQLLLSANNPDNEKAEDKIEVQYNDQPMEICFNYKYLLDIINVLSEETMSIYLDNPNMSALVKDEKDNSLFIIMPMKI, translated from the coding sequence ATGAATTTTGTACTAAATAGAGATGACTTACTAAAGCCTTTGCAATCTATGCTCTCAGTTGCAAATAGTAAGAGTACAATGCCTTTATTATCATGTATCTTATTTGATATTGATAATAATAATCTCAAAATTACGGCTTCGGATCTTGATACAGAGATATCATGCAATATAGCAGTTAGTTGTAACACAACTATTAAGTTAGCATTAAATGCTGACAAAATTTATAACATTGTCAGAAGCTTAAATGAAAATTCAATGATTGATTTTAGAATTAATGAAAATAAGGTAACTATTGTTTCTAATAATAGTACTTTTAACCTTATATCACTAAATGCTGACAACTATCCTCTTATTGATAGTAATATCAATGAGCAAGCAAGTTTTGATCTTTCTCAACAAGATTTTCATCATATTATTTCAAAAGTAGATTTCTCAATGGCTAATGATGATACTCGATATTTCTTAAATGGGATGTTTTGGGAAATCAACGCAAATCTACTAAGAGCAGTATCTACAGATGGTCATAGAATGTCTATCACAGAGGCTATAATTGATAGTAAAGTGTTAGATAGTGCTTCTCAGTCGATAATTCCAAAAAAAGCGATTTTAGAGCTTAAAAAGATAGTTGGCAAAACAGAAGAAAATATCAAAATTTGTCTTGGCAAAAATTATCTAAAAGCGATTTTTGGTAATTATGCTTTTATATCAAAGCTTATAGATGGTCGCTATCCTGATTACCAAAAAGTAATCCCTAAAAATAATACAAAACTATTAGCAGTTGATAAGCAGTTTTTCAAAAATTCATTATTAAGAACATCAATACTTGCTAATGATAAATATAAAGGTGTTCGTCTTAACATATCTCAAAATCAATTACTTCTATCAGCTAATAACCCTGATAATGAAAAGGCTGAAGATAAAATCGAAGTTCAATATAATGATCAACCAATGGAAATTTGTTTTAATTACAAATATCTTTTGGATATTATAAATGTACTTAGTGAAGAAACTATGTCTATCTACCTTGATAATCCAAATATGAGTGCTTTAGTTAAAGATGAGAAAGATAATAGTTTGTTTATTATTATGCCAATGAAAATTTAA
- a CDS encoding IS630 family transposase (programmed frameshift), with protein sequence MPSYSQYFRDIVINKYEEGMTEFELSKFFNIDKRTVVSWIEFYKRTGDYSSKQGVGCGRVASFTDKTLIEQYLIDHPDASALDIKEALAPDIPRSTFYDCLNRLGFSFKKKTPKYKQRKEHERLEYIEKLKEIAQNLLFYIDEMGCDNKLSILRGWSLIGEPSYGEVLAYQTQRRSIVAGYNYADKKIIAPLEYSGYTNTEIFNQWFEEHLCPSLKPKTTIVMDNASFHKSSKLIEIANKFDVQILYLPPYSPDLNPIEKVWANFKKIFRKVNNSFEKFCDAISYVFNKILSD encoded by the exons ATGCCATCATATAGCCAATATTTTAGAGACATCGTAATTAATAAATATGAAGAAGGTATGACGGAGTTCGAGCTGAGTAAGTTTTTTAACATAGATAAGCGTACAGTTGTTTCATGGATAGAGTTTTATAAAAGAACCGGAGATTATAGTTCAAAGCAAGGAGTTGGTTGTGGCAGAGTCGCTAGCTTTACCGATAAAACATTGATTGAACAGTATTTGATAGATCATCCAGATGCAAGTGCATTAGATATAAAAGAAGCATTAGCCCCTGATATTCCAAGAAGTACATTTTATGATTGTCTTAATAGACTTGGTTTTAGTTTTA AAAAAAAGACTCCAAAATATAAGCAAAGAAAAGAACATGAAAGGTTGGAGTATATAGAAAAACTAAAAGAAATAGCTCAAAACTTGTTATTTTATATAGATGAGATGGGGTGTGACAATAAGCTTTCTATCCTAAGAGGATGGTCACTAATTGGTGAGCCTAGTTATGGTGAGGTTTTAGCATATCAAACACAAAGAAGAAGTATTGTTGCTGGATATAATTATGCAGATAAAAAGATTATAGCTCCATTAGAGTACAGTGGATATACCAATACTGAAATTTTTAATCAATGGTTTGAGGAACACTTATGCCCATCATTAAAACCTAAAACTACTATAGTAATGGATAATGCTAGTTTCCATAAATCCTCTAAGCTGATTGAAATAGCCAATAAATTTGATGTACAAATATTATATCTACCTCCGTACTCTCCAGATTTAAATCCTATTGAAAAGGTTTGGGCTAACTTTAAAAAAATATTTAGAAAAGTGAATAATAGTTTTGAAAAATTTTGTGATGCTATCTCTTATGTGTTTAACAAAATACTCTCGGATTAA
- a CDS encoding DUF3568 domain-containing protein yields the protein MKLRKVLIATLLGASALSLSSCWLLVGAAVGGGTAAYISGEYSMNMSGSVKDIYNATLKAVQSNDDFVITKKSITSVDAVVDGSTKVDSTSFYVKIEKLTDNASKVTIKFGTFGDQAMSATLMDQIQKNL from the coding sequence ATGAAATTAAGAAAAGTATTAATCGCGACATTATTAGGAGCTTCTGCTTTATCTTTAAGTAGTTGTTGGTTACTTGTTGGTGCAGCTGTTGGTGGTGGAACTGCTGCGTATATTTCTGGTGAGTATTCAATGAATATGAGTGGCAGTGTAAAAGATATTTACAATGCTACTTTAAAAGCTGTTCAAAGCAATGATGATTTTGTAATTACTAAAAAATCTATTACTTCTGTTGATGCAGTTGTTGATGGTAGTACTAAGGTAGACTCAACAAGTTTCTATGTTAAAATAGAAAAACTTACTGATAATGCTTCAAAAGTTACAATTAAGTTTGGTACTTTTGGTGACCAAGCAATGTCAGCAACATTAATGGATCAAATCCAAAAGAATCTTTAA